AAGCTGGTTCGGGGTCGCGGCTGTAAATTCCCGGTTCACCTTGTCGTCCGGGCAGGCCTGGGCGGGGTCAGGAATGGTCGTGCGCTTCTTGCCGCGCACCACGCCCTGCAAATCGAGAGCTTTCATGAGCCGTTCGACCGTGCAGCGGGCGATGTCCTTTCCCTCGCGGCGCAGTTGATGCCAGATCTTGCGGGCCCCGTAGCGGCCGCGGCTGGCATCGAAAGCACGCTTGATCTCCGCGCTGTTCCGTGCATCCCGCTTCGCCCGATCTGAGGCTCGATCAGGGTCGCGGAGGATCGCCCTGCGCGCGTAGTATGTCGAGGGGGCGATCGGCAGCACGCGACAGATCGGCTCGACCCCGAAGACCTCTCGATGATCTGCAATGAACGCGATCATTTCCGGAACGGGCGGTCGAGCTCCGCCTGCGCGAAATACGCGCTCGCCTTCTTCAGGATCTCGTTGGCCGTCCGAAGTTCGCGCACCTCGCGCTCCAATTCCTTGATCCGATCCTTCTCTGCGCTTGTCAACCCGGCCCCCTGTCCCGCATCACGTTCGGCCTGCTGGCACCACACGCGAAGACTGTCCGGAGAGCAGCCCAGCTTCGGCGCAATCGCCCGGTAGGCAGCATTGTCACTGGCATATTCACCACGATGGTCGCGGAAAAGCCGAACGCCGCGATCGCGAAGTTCGGCAGGATAGGCGGGGGTATATCTCTTCTGGCTCATAGGGCTCATCCTTCGAGTGTTTTACTCTCCGGTAAACCCGGGGCGCTTCAATTTGTGCTTCCGCTTCGCAACATGAGTTACAGCCGACGGGTGCACGCCTAGCTCTCGCGCGACCGCTGCAAATGACGATCCACGCTCATGCAGGCGAGCCTTCAAGAGTTCATGCTGATTTATGACTTGCCACATTGGGATCTCCACTGATTCGCACCCCAGCAATCTCACTAACCGAATCGGGAATCAATATATTGTGTTGTTCGAGAGAAGTTGTCGGCGTTGGAGATACTTAAATCAGGTGTATTTTATTGTTAACATATTGTTATAAAATAAAATAAACAGCTTCCAGTTGAATGGGTTAAGTGCTGTCAGATAACTGCAATCTGAAAGCAAATTGCATATCTAGTGTGATAGTATTCGTTGCTTTCATTCATGCTGTCAGAGGATGATATCGTAAATATTATTATTTAATTCAGATGCTTCGGTTGATTTTTAGACCCTAATAGAGGGCTGTTGTATTGTTAATGATATTTCCTTGACAAGGCACAAGTTTAGCCCGCGCGCGTCCATGGGTGATTAGAATGTCCAGAATCTGATCAGTAACATTTTCGTGAGTCAGAGTGGACAGACC
This region of Paracoccus saliphilus genomic DNA includes:
- a CDS encoding helix-turn-helix domain-containing protein; the encoded protein is MWQVINQHELLKARLHERGSSFAAVARELGVHPSAVTHVAKRKHKLKRPGFTGE
- a CDS encoding IS3 family transposase (programmed frameshift), translated to MSQKRYTPAYPAELRDRGVRLFRDHRGEYASDNAAYRAIAPKLGCSPDSLRVWCQQAERDAGQGAGLTSAEKDRIKELEREVRELRTANEILKKASAYFGAGGARPPVPEMIAFIADHREVFGVEPICRVLPIAPSTYYARRAILRDPDRASDRAKRDARNSAEIKRAFDASRGRYGARKIWHQLRREGKDIARCTVERLMKALDLQGVVRGKKRTTIPDPAQACPDDKVNREFTAATPNQLWVSDFTYASSWAGMVYVAFVIDVFARRIVGWRVSTSMTTSFVLDALNQAICQRCPDESDALIHHSDRGSQYLSIRYTERLEEAGIDPSVGSVGDSYDNALAESTIGLFKTEVINFLGPWKSVSQVEWETLKWVNWYNSERLHSSIGYVTPQEAEEKFYANVNALEKAA